One stretch of Gemmatimonadota bacterium DNA includes these proteins:
- a CDS encoding glycosyltransferase, with product MILVLGMHRSGTSAVAGAVRMLGVDLGDSLMPGRAGENPQGFFEDTRVMAANENILESAASSWDDPFGIDPGWFDSDEGKPHARDLSSLLVGMFPEDALCGVKDPRICRLLPVWTAALEQAGLAPHVLLVTRPCAEVADSLARRNGFSREKSAFLWADHVLRAEEGTRRIPRVFLPYADLLENPAGVLAGAGHALGITWPVSPEAASTRLRAFVTGELRHHRVGDAEKSHRRADGFVRELDLLLESVAGGCGGGGTTRFDRMAEQVAAVLPRMDPLWQEHLSRGVRVADQVAGLEQTLSDRTEWLRASAEEVKSLRAAVEEMRNAGSKDATRLRVEVEEIRAATLDVGRRVDRLDFFRLGMRLVRFSRRVAGRLVRGAARRRSALHGRLRDAFLKRPVTRARVTGIALPQHEHPDVSIIIPVFNQTGHTVRCLESLAALREETSFEVVLVDDASTAASIGLLASVRSIRLVRNERNLGFVHSCNRGAKEAKGRHLLFLNNDTRVEPGFLDRLRASLEEFPDAGIVGAQLVYPDGRLQESGGIVWEDASAWNYGHGRDPSAPEVSYLREVDYCSGACILVDRSLFNELGGFDERYAPAYYEDVDLAFRVREAGRRVLVNPVARVIHCEGATSGTDPESGVKRYQVRNQQIFLDRWRKELGCHGRNGEDPERAKERKARSRVLVIDHRMPTPDQDAGSQRIQWMMRILRDLGHRVTFLPDNLLPSEPYGADLRALGVEVWQSPHLRTIRHFLECRGSEFDLVILSRLGTAGTHIDDVRRLCPRARVVFDTVDLHFLREERAAELTGSAADLAAARETRTRELSVARRAHETLVVSEEERELIQSIDPNLAVRIVPTIHETSASGLPFEERHGLLFVGGFEHPPNADGVRWFVETVLPMVREELPDVSLRIVGSKPTPEMDALAGRGVDVAGWVPDLEALLRESRVSIAPLRFGAGVKGKVCESLAHGLPTVGTSIACEGMALTHRTDICIADTAHDFAREVVRLHQDRALWTQLASAGQEVIRNRFSPAVARDALRRLGRGPAESPRGGLLAVEAQLLS from the coding sequence GTGATTCTCGTGCTTGGCATGCATCGAAGCGGCACTTCCGCAGTGGCGGGGGCCGTACGGATGCTCGGCGTAGACCTCGGGGATTCGCTGATGCCGGGACGCGCGGGGGAGAACCCACAGGGTTTCTTCGAAGACACCCGCGTCATGGCCGCCAACGAGAACATTCTGGAGTCCGCAGCGTCCTCGTGGGATGACCCCTTTGGAATCGATCCGGGCTGGTTTGATTCGGATGAAGGGAAGCCCCATGCGCGAGACCTTTCATCGCTTCTCGTGGGGATGTTCCCGGAGGATGCGCTGTGCGGAGTGAAAGACCCGCGCATCTGTCGGTTGCTTCCCGTGTGGACGGCCGCACTGGAGCAGGCGGGACTCGCGCCCCATGTCCTTCTGGTGACCAGGCCTTGCGCGGAGGTCGCCGATTCGCTGGCTCGAAGGAACGGCTTCTCGCGTGAGAAGTCGGCCTTCCTCTGGGCCGACCATGTCCTTCGGGCGGAGGAGGGGACGCGGAGGATCCCGCGAGTGTTCCTGCCCTATGCGGACCTGCTGGAGAATCCCGCCGGGGTGCTGGCCGGAGCGGGACACGCTCTGGGAATCACCTGGCCGGTATCTCCGGAGGCGGCCTCGACACGGCTGCGCGCATTTGTCACCGGCGAGCTTCGGCACCACCGGGTCGGGGACGCGGAGAAGTCGCATCGTCGCGCAGACGGATTCGTGCGGGAACTGGATCTGCTGCTGGAAAGCGTCGCGGGCGGTTGCGGCGGCGGCGGCACGACCCGGTTTGACCGAATGGCGGAGCAAGTGGCGGCCGTCCTTCCCCGAATGGATCCGCTCTGGCAGGAACACTTGAGCCGTGGCGTCCGGGTGGCGGATCAAGTTGCGGGGCTGGAACAGACCTTGTCCGATCGGACCGAGTGGCTGCGTGCGTCGGCGGAGGAAGTGAAGAGTCTTCGGGCCGCCGTGGAGGAGATGCGCAACGCCGGATCCAAAGACGCGACCCGCCTGCGGGTGGAAGTGGAGGAGATTCGCGCCGCGACGCTGGATGTCGGCCGGCGCGTGGATCGTCTGGACTTCTTCCGGCTTGGCATGCGACTGGTCCGGTTCTCTCGACGGGTGGCGGGCCGCCTGGTGCGCGGCGCGGCGCGGCGAAGGAGCGCCCTTCACGGCAGACTCCGCGACGCATTCCTGAAGCGGCCGGTGACCCGCGCGCGAGTGACTGGGATTGCACTGCCTCAGCATGAACATCCGGATGTCTCGATCATCATCCCCGTGTTCAACCAGACGGGTCATACCGTCCGGTGCCTGGAATCGCTGGCGGCATTGCGGGAGGAGACCTCCTTCGAGGTGGTCCTGGTGGATGACGCCTCCACGGCCGCGTCGATTGGCCTGCTGGCGTCGGTAAGGTCGATCCGACTCGTGCGAAACGAACGCAATCTCGGGTTTGTGCATTCGTGCAATCGGGGCGCGAAGGAGGCGAAGGGGCGGCACCTTCTCTTCCTGAACAACGACACGCGCGTGGAGCCGGGTTTCCTGGACCGGCTTCGGGCCTCTTTGGAGGAGTTCCCGGATGCGGGGATTGTGGGTGCCCAACTGGTGTACCCGGACGGCCGCCTGCAGGAATCGGGCGGGATCGTCTGGGAGGACGCCAGTGCGTGGAATTACGGTCACGGGAGAGACCCGTCCGCACCGGAGGTTTCGTATCTTCGCGAAGTCGATTACTGCTCCGGTGCATGCATCCTGGTGGACCGGAGTCTGTTCAACGAACTGGGCGGGTTCGATGAGCGGTACGCTCCCGCCTACTACGAAGATGTGGATCTTGCTTTTCGCGTTCGCGAGGCCGGTCGACGCGTGCTTGTCAACCCTGTGGCGCGTGTCATTCATTGCGAAGGTGCCACTTCCGGTACGGACCCGGAGAGTGGTGTGAAGCGGTACCAGGTGCGCAACCAGCAGATCTTCCTGGATCGATGGCGGAAGGAACTTGGCTGCCACGGCCGAAACGGGGAAGACCCGGAACGGGCGAAGGAGCGGAAGGCCCGTTCCCGCGTCCTCGTCATCGACCACCGTATGCCGACTCCCGATCAGGACGCGGGATCGCAGCGAATCCAATGGATGATGCGGATTCTTCGCGACCTCGGCCATCGAGTGACCTTTCTGCCCGACAATCTACTCCCGTCCGAACCCTACGGGGCAGACCTTCGCGCGCTGGGCGTGGAGGTATGGCAGTCACCGCACCTCAGGACGATCCGCCACTTCCTGGAGTGCCGGGGGAGCGAGTTCGATCTTGTGATTCTGAGCCGTCTGGGTACGGCGGGAACTCATATCGATGATGTGCGGAGGCTCTGTCCGCGGGCGCGGGTCGTCTTCGATACGGTGGACCTGCACTTTCTTCGTGAAGAGCGGGCCGCAGAGTTGACCGGGAGTGCCGCCGATCTCGCGGCCGCGCGGGAGACACGCACGCGGGAACTCTCGGTGGCCCGCCGTGCGCACGAGACGCTGGTCGTCAGTGAAGAGGAACGCGAACTCATCCAGAGCATCGATCCGAATCTCGCCGTGCGTATCGTCCCCACCATCCACGAGACTTCCGCGTCCGGGCTTCCATTCGAGGAGCGGCACGGACTTCTCTTCGTGGGGGGGTTCGAGCATCCGCCCAATGCTGATGGCGTCCGGTGGTTCGTGGAGACCGTGCTGCCGATGGTACGGGAGGAACTGCCGGATGTTTCGCTTCGGATCGTGGGCAGCAAGCCGACACCGGAGATGGATGCTCTCGCGGGACGGGGCGTGGATGTCGCCGGGTGGGTGCCGGATCTCGAAGCGCTTCTCCGCGAGTCCCGGGTATCCATCGCGCCGCTCCGGTTTGGCGCCGGGGTGAAGGGGAAAGTCTGCGAGAGCCTCGCGCACGGGTTGCCGACCGTGGGAACGAGCATCGCCTGCGAGGGGATGGCGCTCACTCATCGAACAGACATCTGCATCGCGGACACGGCGCACGACTTCGCGCGGGAAGTGGTGCGTCTGCATCAGGATCGTGCCTTGTGGACGCAGTTGGCCTCAGCGGGGCAGGAAGTGATCCGGAACCGGTTCTCTCCCGCCGTAGCCAGGGACGCACTTCGACGACTGGGGCGCGGCCCCGCCGAATCCCCCCGGGGGGGACTCCTGGCGGTGGAAGCCCAACTACTCTCATGA
- a CDS encoding class I SAM-dependent methyltransferase, with protein MALTALAGPPGVGKTTHLIGRLEDAQNAGNPTALFLCSDSDDLRSRPNVREGGTMGCRTPGMGATIDHFVSAAEAGRILSELPAGSLAAFDEAAWFGVDIVEAWIEAERRGVDVVVSSLSEQQVAILKERSYPVTRLTVPCMLCGKDRGRHSHELFHTAERGFVVVCDACREAVARNQCRSEPSSLDGELCEELTSELRRMKPFPGKEHAYQPVFGLDLPGWELVRGDTPIRADLIREVLEAAFPAWSASSRAGEADGRPSFIDLGCCTGFFCEYFAARGWEAWGLDIDEDFIALARRVSQALGSGVEYCQSALLPHVQGHPGARFDVTTSFATVQWVIAQSGLDAGLECFDWIFGAARKMCVLEMGYSEEEIYREKLPVRIDREWVEELMRTRGGFDEVLVIPKGSRGVWRDLFIGLKDPEVCGVTVSGEGAAEPGRPAPVWNAAGILGLAARAVRNPGRVVQLGGKAVQDPARAMRELGRRLRGG; from the coding sequence ATGGCATTGACCGCACTGGCCGGTCCACCCGGAGTGGGGAAGACCACCCACCTCATTGGAAGGCTCGAGGACGCGCAGAATGCCGGGAATCCCACGGCGCTCTTTTTGTGCAGCGACTCGGACGATCTTCGATCGCGCCCGAATGTCCGGGAAGGCGGCACCATGGGATGTCGCACTCCCGGGATGGGCGCGACCATTGACCACTTCGTTTCGGCAGCGGAAGCAGGCCGTATCCTCTCGGAACTTCCCGCCGGGAGCCTGGCGGCCTTCGACGAAGCGGCGTGGTTCGGTGTGGACATCGTGGAGGCGTGGATCGAAGCGGAGCGGCGAGGAGTGGATGTCGTGGTGTCTTCGCTCTCCGAGCAGCAGGTGGCAATCCTGAAAGAGCGAAGCTACCCGGTCACGCGGCTTACCGTACCCTGCATGCTTTGCGGGAAGGACCGGGGGCGTCACTCGCACGAACTGTTCCACACGGCGGAGCGCGGTTTCGTCGTGGTGTGCGATGCCTGTCGCGAGGCGGTCGCCAGGAACCAATGCCGATCGGAACCTTCTTCTCTGGATGGTGAACTCTGCGAGGAGCTCACTTCGGAACTCAGGCGCATGAAGCCCTTCCCGGGAAAGGAGCACGCGTATCAGCCGGTCTTCGGGTTGGACCTCCCGGGCTGGGAACTGGTGCGGGGAGACACGCCGATTCGCGCGGACCTCATTCGAGAGGTGCTGGAGGCGGCCTTCCCGGCGTGGAGCGCGTCATCGAGGGCGGGCGAAGCCGACGGTCGTCCCAGCTTCATCGATCTGGGATGCTGCACCGGGTTTTTCTGCGAGTACTTTGCGGCGCGGGGATGGGAGGCCTGGGGGCTGGACATCGACGAGGACTTCATCGCGCTGGCTCGGCGCGTGTCACAGGCTCTTGGAAGCGGAGTGGAGTACTGCCAGTCCGCGCTTCTTCCCCATGTGCAGGGCCATCCCGGCGCCCGGTTTGATGTGACCACTTCGTTCGCGACCGTGCAGTGGGTGATCGCCCAGAGCGGTCTGGATGCGGGGCTGGAGTGCTTCGACTGGATCTTCGGCGCGGCGCGGAAGATGTGTGTTCTTGAGATGGGCTACTCGGAAGAGGAGATCTACCGGGAGAAGCTGCCCGTGCGCATCGACCGCGAGTGGGTTGAAGAACTCATGCGAACCCGTGGAGGATTCGACGAGGTTCTCGTGATTCCGAAGGGATCGCGGGGCGTCTGGCGAGATCTCTTCATCGGTCTGAAGGATCCGGAAGTGTGCGGAGTGACCGTGTCCGGGGAGGGCGCGGCCGAACCGGGCCGACCCGCGCCCGTATGGAACGCGGCCGGTATTCTAGGGCTGGCAGCGCGTGCCGTGCGAAACCCGGGGCGCGTCGTGCAACTGGGCGGGAAGGCCGTACAGGATCCGGCGAGGGCGATGCGCGAACTGGGGCGGCGGTTGCGCGGCGGTTGA
- a CDS encoding glycosyltransferase: MNLLHRVRAARTLIRAEGFHAFGRIVRRLRGRIEQRRTEAEQIRRWLSAVARARPAVRVCRSPAPVRVLLFGEGDEQRTRDSLLGAGLPASDVCRGEAPPAVERPGERWVALAAGDEFVSDSGNAWLGHIADLDEGGVLYADEVRLAPGGSLRGDLKPAWSPLLALTHPGRFPGAATAIPAQAASRRLREGADWTDVLLRATDEADAVRHLPLPVLRRPERDDDPLFGPLRGRMDAVASFLADRGTAAPVSAGDDPETLSIHPRIDADPLVSLLIPTRDQPDLLGRLLNSIERLDGGVRHEVILVDHLTTDPRALHLLEEAEKHAGVRVIREGGSFNFARITNTAAAEASGDFLLMLNNDTEAIDGAWLTHLVAAMHWPGVDAVGARLLYPDGTCQHAGIGLGIGTVAGHLGREWGSSGGREVFPGTGARTAREVSAATAACLLVRRGAFEELGGLDAGDLPVSFNDVDLCLRLTQRGGRILYEPRAELIHHETRTRSRLLDPREVITMRQRWRSRLTEDPLLPIAMNRESECPFLDPHRARLASTLR, encoded by the coding sequence GTGAACCTTCTTCACCGCGTGCGCGCAGCCCGCACTCTCATTCGCGCCGAGGGGTTCCATGCGTTCGGCAGAATCGTGCGACGCCTCCGCGGCCGCATCGAGCAGCGGCGCACCGAGGCTGAACAGATCCGGCGATGGCTGTCCGCCGTGGCCCGGGCGCGTCCCGCGGTTCGCGTTTGTCGCTCCCCGGCCCCCGTCCGCGTCCTGCTCTTCGGAGAGGGGGACGAACAGCGAACCCGGGATTCGCTCCTCGGCGCCGGTCTCCCCGCAAGTGATGTGTGCCGCGGGGAGGCGCCTCCCGCCGTGGAGCGTCCCGGCGAGAGGTGGGTCGCGCTGGCTGCGGGCGACGAGTTCGTGTCCGATTCGGGAAATGCGTGGCTTGGGCACATTGCCGATCTCGACGAGGGCGGTGTGCTGTACGCGGACGAAGTCCGGCTTGCTCCCGGTGGCTCCCTCCGAGGTGATCTCAAGCCGGCGTGGAGTCCGCTTCTCGCGCTGACGCACCCCGGTAGGTTCCCGGGCGCCGCGACCGCCATCCCCGCGCAGGCTGCCTCAAGACGACTGCGGGAGGGAGCCGACTGGACCGATGTGCTTCTTCGGGCGACCGACGAAGCCGACGCTGTGCGCCACCTGCCGCTGCCGGTCCTTCGTCGGCCGGAGCGCGACGACGACCCGCTCTTCGGCCCTCTGCGCGGGCGGATGGATGCGGTGGCATCGTTTCTCGCCGATCGGGGGACGGCGGCCCCGGTGAGTGCGGGAGACGATCCGGAGACACTGAGCATCCACCCCCGGATCGATGCCGACCCCCTCGTGTCCCTCCTGATCCCGACGCGAGATCAGCCGGACCTGCTCGGCCGACTCCTCAACTCCATCGAGCGGCTGGATGGCGGAGTCCGTCACGAGGTGATTCTGGTGGATCACCTCACGACAGATCCGCGTGCGCTTCACCTGCTGGAAGAGGCCGAAAAGCACGCCGGGGTACGCGTGATTCGCGAGGGAGGCTCCTTCAACTTCGCCCGGATCACGAACACAGCCGCAGCGGAAGCGAGCGGGGACTTCCTCCTGATGCTCAACAACGACACGGAAGCGATCGACGGCGCATGGCTCACGCACCTCGTCGCCGCCATGCACTGGCCGGGCGTGGACGCGGTGGGCGCGCGGCTGCTCTATCCCGACGGCACCTGCCAGCACGCGGGCATTGGGCTCGGGATCGGCACGGTCGCGGGTCATCTGGGTCGGGAGTGGGGTTCTTCGGGAGGGCGCGAGGTTTTTCCGGGAACCGGAGCTCGTACCGCACGGGAAGTCTCGGCGGCCACCGCCGCCTGCCTCCTGGTTCGTCGCGGCGCCTTTGAGGAGTTGGGGGGACTCGACGCCGGAGATCTGCCCGTCTCGTTCAACGATGTCGACCTGTGCCTCCGGCTGACTCAGCGCGGAGGGCGGATTCTGTACGAGCCGCGTGCCGAGTTGATCCACCACGAGACCCGCACCCGCAGCCGTCTCCTTGACCCGCGGGAAGTCATCACCATGCGGCAGCGGTGGAGATCGCGCCTGACGGAAGACCCGCTGCTCCCGATCGCGATGAACCGGGAGTCCGAATGCCCCTTCCTGGATCCGCATCGCGCGAGGCTGGCGTCCACGCTTCGGTGA
- a CDS encoding glycosyltransferase family 1 protein, which translates to MTAPLHIGIDARKIRDFGIGRYLEGLLTGLAGLHGPERYTLFLPEPDLRALPGGLPELLDPERFRLAQCRAPLYSVKELAAFRGAASRHQLDVLHFPHYVRSAAPGCRVVVTMHDPIHLLFPRSPLHRLYARIMMAWSIRSSAVLFTGSEAARAELTRCLRAPADRFTVIPHAVAPVFAPPSPESVTEFLAGRGLTRPFLLCVASHRPHKNLDGALRAFRAAGLADAELVIPARDHETRARLEPIAAGVSRVRILCPVTDTDLPLLYAGARLVLVPSRCEGFGLPALEAAACGGPVLASDIPPHREVLGDAAAFASVETARALADALARLWMDDRRRGELAALGPARAALFDWAETARATRDGYRRAAGR; encoded by the coding sequence ATGACTGCTCCGCTGCACATCGGCATCGATGCGCGCAAGATCCGCGACTTCGGAATCGGACGATACCTTGAGGGACTCCTCACGGGGCTCGCCGGACTCCACGGTCCGGAGCGGTACACGCTCTTTCTTCCGGAGCCGGATCTCCGTGCGCTTCCGGGGGGACTGCCTGAACTCCTCGACCCGGAGCGCTTCCGGCTGGCGCAATGCCGTGCGCCGCTCTACAGCGTGAAGGAACTGGCGGCCTTCCGTGGCGCGGCAAGCCGGCATCAGCTCGATGTTCTGCACTTCCCGCACTATGTGCGCTCGGCGGCTCCCGGGTGCCGCGTGGTGGTCACGATGCATGACCCCATCCACTTGCTCTTCCCCCGCTCTCCGCTCCACCGGCTCTACGCCCGCATCATGATGGCGTGGTCGATCCGGTCGTCCGCCGTTCTCTTCACCGGCTCGGAAGCGGCCCGGGCGGAGCTGACCCGGTGCCTTCGCGCTCCGGCCGACCGGTTCACGGTGATCCCCCACGCCGTTGCGCCTGTGTTCGCTCCGCCATCGCCTGAGAGCGTGACGGAGTTCCTGGCGGGTCGGGGTCTCACACGGCCCTTCCTCCTCTGCGTCGCTTCGCATCGGCCCCACAAGAATCTCGACGGCGCGCTCCGTGCGTTTCGCGCCGCGGGACTCGCCGACGCGGAACTCGTCATCCCGGCACGCGATCACGAAACCCGCGCCAGACTGGAACCCATTGCCGCGGGGGTTTCGCGCGTCCGCATCCTGTGTCCCGTAACCGACACCGACCTTCCGCTTCTGTATGCCGGAGCGAGACTGGTACTCGTTCCCTCGCGATGCGAAGGCTTCGGGCTCCCCGCGCTGGAAGCGGCGGCCTGCGGCGGGCCGGTGCTCGCCAGCGACATCCCTCCGCATCGCGAAGTCCTGGGCGACGCGGCCGCGTTTGCATCGGTGGAGACCGCCCGTGCGCTTGCGGATGCCCTCGCGCGGCTCTGGATGGACGACCGCCGTCGCGGGGAACTCGCGGCACTCGGCCCGGCCCGCGCCGCCCTCTTCGACTGGGCGGAAACTGCGCGGGCGACGCGGGACGGATATCGCAGGGCGGCGGGGAGATGA
- a CDS encoding glycosyltransferase family 1 protein yields the protein MRILLDARTVGREFSGVGNYVLELVRGFSQIDSDHEFLLLAPAETALRGLDLDGRFQLIEAPFSHESHPSGDAWEHFVLPRRARKLGVDLIHGPNYLVPLFPGKPVAVATIHDLIAFTHPQTIPRRYAAYMRWLIPKSLRRATRVITGSGAMRENLCAAFHIPAHRIDAIPHGVASRFSPETPTRVDEVLHKLNISQPYLLFVGNLEPRKNLPGLLRAFREVRNAHESNLRLVVAGKAAWLESEFVRALEGDDPADSVLTTGFVDAKDLPALYSGAEAFVFPSFEEGFGLPVLEAMACGVPVVASAIPSIREIAGEAAVMIDPHEPGSIARGILRALNDPELHAALRSAGQVRAKKFSWKAAARATLDTYRKAMEAADR from the coding sequence ATGCGAATCCTCCTCGATGCCCGAACGGTGGGGCGTGAGTTCTCCGGCGTGGGGAACTATGTCCTTGAGCTGGTGAGGGGCTTCTCGCAGATCGACAGCGACCACGAGTTCCTGCTCCTTGCCCCTGCGGAGACGGCCCTGCGGGGGCTCGACCTCGACGGTCGATTCCAGCTGATCGAGGCCCCCTTCTCTCACGAAAGCCATCCGTCGGGTGACGCATGGGAGCACTTCGTCCTGCCCCGCCGGGCCAGAAAGCTCGGCGTGGATCTCATCCACGGACCGAACTACCTCGTCCCCCTCTTCCCCGGAAAGCCCGTCGCTGTTGCCACAATCCACGACCTGATCGCCTTTACGCACCCGCAGACCATCCCCCGTCGATACGCCGCCTACATGCGCTGGCTCATCCCGAAGTCCCTGCGCCGCGCGACCCGCGTCATCACGGGATCGGGTGCCATGCGGGAGAATCTGTGCGCCGCCTTCCACATTCCGGCCCACAGGATCGACGCCATCCCCCACGGCGTGGCATCCCGCTTCTCCCCGGAGACTCCCACGCGGGTGGACGAGGTCCTGCACAAGCTGAACATCTCGCAACCGTACCTTCTCTTCGTGGGGAATCTGGAGCCTCGCAAGAACCTCCCCGGACTGCTGCGTGCCTTTCGGGAAGTGCGCAACGCCCACGAAAGCAACCTCCGCCTCGTCGTGGCGGGGAAGGCCGCATGGCTTGAGAGCGAGTTCGTCCGCGCCCTGGAGGGTGACGACCCCGCGGATTCCGTCCTCACAACCGGATTCGTGGATGCGAAGGATCTCCCGGCGCTCTACTCCGGGGCGGAAGCGTTCGTCTTCCCTTCGTTCGAAGAGGGATTCGGTCTGCCCGTACTGGAAGCGATGGCGTGCGGCGTGCCCGTGGTGGCCAGCGCGATCCCATCCATTCGGGAGATCGCGGGCGAAGCCGCCGTCATGATCGATCCGCACGAACCGGGCTCGATCGCCCGCGGCATTCTCCGCGCGCTCAACGATCCCGAACTCCATGCCGCACTGAGGAGCGCGGGGCAGGTCCGGGCGAAGAAGTTCTCATGGAAAGCAGCCGCACGCGCTACGCTGGACACCTACCGCAAAGCCATGGAGGCCGCCGACCGATGA
- a CDS encoding glycosyltransferase, which translates to MRVALVHDWLTGMRGGERVLEVFCDLFPGADLFTLVHIPGAVSSVIEDRRIITSPLSRLPGIARSYRYFLPLFPAMVERFDLRDYDLVVSSSHCVAKAVRPGPGARHVSYVHTPMRYLWDRYEDYFGGGWAGPATRAAMATLRGPLRRWDRRTCDRVDAFVANSRFVAEAIDRIYGRTAEVVHAPVDTDLFSESGEPRGEEWLVVSAFAPYKRVDVAIRAARRAGVRLAIVGVGPMESDLRRLAGSGVRFLGSVPADELVRLYSTARGLLFPGVEDFGIVPLEAMACGCPVVALDRGGALETVVGAEWAGDPAGVSTGATGLFVGEQTPEAFAHGITVVESAEVAFDPDACRKRAEEFSTGVFRSRMAQILGIVSA; encoded by the coding sequence GTGCGCGTTGCTCTGGTTCACGACTGGCTGACGGGAATGCGGGGCGGGGAGAGAGTCCTCGAAGTCTTCTGCGACCTCTTCCCGGGGGCGGACCTCTTCACGCTGGTTCATATTCCCGGCGCAGTCTCTTCGGTGATTGAAGACCGCAGAATCATCACCAGTCCGCTCTCGCGCCTGCCGGGAATCGCCCGGAGTTACCGGTACTTCCTCCCGCTCTTCCCGGCGATGGTGGAGCGCTTCGACCTTCGCGACTACGATCTCGTGGTGTCGTCCTCGCACTGCGTGGCGAAGGCCGTTCGGCCCGGTCCCGGCGCACGCCATGTCTCCTATGTGCACACGCCCATGCGGTATCTCTGGGATCGCTACGAAGACTACTTCGGAGGCGGGTGGGCCGGGCCCGCCACGCGCGCGGCCATGGCGACGCTGCGCGGCCCCTTGCGTCGCTGGGATCGGCGGACCTGCGATCGCGTGGATGCTTTCGTCGCGAACTCGCGCTTCGTCGCCGAGGCGATCGACCGGATCTATGGACGCACCGCGGAGGTGGTCCATGCGCCGGTGGATACGGATCTCTTCAGCGAGAGTGGGGAACCGCGCGGGGAGGAGTGGCTGGTCGTCTCCGCATTCGCCCCGTACAAGCGCGTGGATGTGGCCATTCGTGCCGCGCGCCGAGCGGGAGTCCGGCTTGCGATTGTCGGCGTGGGGCCGATGGAGAGCGATCTCCGTCGGCTTGCCGGTTCGGGCGTCCGCTTCCTCGGGTCGGTCCCGGCGGACGAACTCGTAAGGCTCTACTCCACGGCGCGGGGTCTTCTCTTCCCCGGCGTGGAGGACTTCGGGATCGTCCCCCTGGAGGCGATGGCGTGCGGATGCCCGGTGGTCGCGCTCGACCGGGGCGGAGCGCTGGAGACGGTGGTGGGTGCCGAGTGGGCCGGAGACCCGGCTGGCGTTTCGACCGGGGCCACGGGGCTTTTTGTCGGCGAACAGACGCCGGAGGCTTTTGCGCACGGAATCACAGTGGTAGAGAGCGCCGAGGTCGCCTTCGATCCGGACGCGTGCCGGAAACGGGCCGAGGAGTTCTCCACCGGGGTATTCCGGAGCCGAATGGCGCAGATTCTGGGAATCGTCAGCGCCTGA
- a CDS encoding SIS domain-containing protein: MDIDGIRESMTETVRVLERLRDETAPAVAAVSEELVRCVTAGGRILVCGNGGSAADSQHMATELTVRFRKQRRAISALALTVDSSVLTAASNDLGFAKVFSRQVEAHGKAGDVLIAISTSGNSPNVVEAVREARVRGLVTVALTGAAGGALASEVDHWIGVPSEETPQIQEAHLVVEHLLCEAMEDAVAEDAP; encoded by the coding sequence ATGGACATCGACGGAATCCGGGAGTCCATGACGGAGACCGTGCGCGTGCTGGAGCGTCTCCGGGACGAGACCGCTCCGGCAGTGGCCGCCGTCTCCGAGGAGCTTGTTCGGTGTGTGACGGCCGGTGGGCGCATCCTGGTCTGCGGCAATGGAGGGAGCGCGGCGGACTCCCAGCACATGGCCACGGAACTCACGGTCCGGTTCCGGAAGCAGCGCCGTGCGATTTCCGCGCTTGCCCTCACGGTGGATTCCTCGGTGCTTACCGCAGCTTCCAACGATCTGGGCTTCGCGAAGGTGTTCAGTCGCCAGGTGGAAGCTCACGGGAAGGCGGGAGATGTGCTGATCGCGATCTCCACCAGTGGGAACTCACCGAATGTGGTGGAGGCGGTCCGTGAGGCCCGCGTGCGGGGACTGGTCACCGTGGCGCTCACGGGAGCGGCGGGGGGGGCGCTTGCCTCGGAAGTGGACCACTGGATCGGCGTGCCTTCCGAAGAGACTCCACAGATTCAGGAAGCGCATCTCGTGGTGGAACACCTGCTCTGCGAAGCCATGGAAGACGCGGTGGCGGAGGATGCGCCGTGA